One segment of Dolichospermum sp. DET69 DNA contains the following:
- a CDS encoding BrnT family toxin yields the protein MEFEFDANKSATNKTKHNIDFIEAQKLWKDPHLVEVTANTTDEPRFLVIGKIADKHWSAVITYRSDKIRIISVRRSRTEEVNIYES from the coding sequence ATGGAATTTGAATTTGATGCAAACAAAAGTGCAACAAATAAAACTAAACATAACATTGATTTTATTGAAGCACAAAAACTTTGGAAAGATCCGCATCTAGTAGAAGTAACCGCAAACACAACGGATGAACCCAGATTTTTAGTGATTGGCAAGATAGCTGATAAACATTGGTCAGCAGTCATTACCTATCGTAGTGATAAAATAAGAATTATTTCTGTTCGTCGTTCTCGTACTGAAGAGGTCAATATTTATGAAAGCTGA
- a CDS encoding DUF29 family protein — MTQELIDLRNSIVEQRYTDALAIVDELEGMSKQAILRNIESFLVRLMIHLIKNQVEQRLTNSWAALIESSILEIKKLNLKENKKFYYLNIDEWVEILEDSIESAIRPASLEIMNGKLQRQQISQMLNKPQLILTATELINLTYNYQIRELPDIIDDYLANLPSGEDWKLGKR; from the coding sequence ATGACACAAGAATTAATAGACCTCAGAAATAGTATTGTAGAACAACGTTATACCGATGCTTTAGCTATTGTTGATGAATTAGAGGGGATGAGTAAACAAGCGATTTTAAGGAATATTGAATCATTTTTAGTAAGATTGATGATTCATTTAATTAAAAATCAAGTGGAACAGCGATTAACTAATTCTTGGGCTGCATTAATTGAAAGTTCAATTTTAGAAATTAAGAAATTGAATTTGAAAGAAAATAAAAAATTTTACTATCTGAATATTGATGAATGGGTGGAAATATTAGAGGATTCTATAGAATCGGCAATTCGTCCTGCAAGTTTAGAAATAATGAATGGAAAATTGCAAAGACAACAAATTTCCCAAATGTTAAACAAACCACAATTAATATTAACTGCAACTGAGTTAATTAACTTAACTTATAATTATCAAATTAGAGAATTGCCAGATATTATTGATGATTATTTAGCTAATTTACCCAGTGGTGAAGATTGGAAGTTAGGGAAAAGGTAA
- a CDS encoding CopG family transcriptional regulator, with translation MKAEEFDTKFDNGEDITEFLDLSQVHHPGYIQKRVNIDFPVWMIEALEQEAKRLGVTSDSIIKLWLAERLDKKVITS, from the coding sequence ATGAAAGCTGAAGAATTTGATACTAAGTTTGACAATGGTGAAGATATTACTGAGTTTTTAGACTTATCTCAAGTACATCATCCAGGGTATATACAAAAAAGAGTTAATATTGATTTTCCTGTTTGGATGATAGAAGCTTTAGAACAGGAAGCAAAACGTTTAGGTGTGACTTCTGATTCTATTATTAAATTGTGGCTTGCTGAACGTCTGGATAAGAAAGTAATTACTAGTTAA
- a CDS encoding tetratricopeptide repeat protein, translating into MGYQLVELKRYEEGIASYNKAIAIKPDKHEAWNNRGWSLAKLQKYEEAIASYDTALPLCYELQEPHPQPPPRKR; encoded by the coding sequence ATGGGTTATCAGCTAGTTGAATTAAAACGTTACGAAGAGGGCATCGCATCTTACAATAAAGCTATTGCTATTAAACCTGACAAACATGAAGCTTGGAATAACCGGGGTTGGTCTCTAGCGAAATTACAAAAATACGAAGAAGCGATCGCATCTTATGATACAGCACTTCCTTTGTGTTATGAGTTACAAGAACCCCACCCCCAACCCCCTCCCCGCAAGCGATGA
- a CDS encoding PspA/IM30 family protein: MGLFDRLKRVVGANLNDLVSKAEDPEKMLEQALLEMQEDMVKLRQGVAQAIAAQKRTEKQYNEGQNEINKWQRNAQLALQKGDESLARQALERKKTYTDTATALKTSLDQQNVQVDGLKKSLIQLESKISEAKTKKEMLKARITAAKAQEQLQGMVSGMNTSSAMSAFERMEEKVLIQEARAQSGAELASADLDHQFAQLESGSDVDDELAAMKASLAPAPEPKLLTPEQPSPSTPVQPTSTARPAQPVDAELEALRKQLDNL; encoded by the coding sequence ATGGGATTATTTGATCGCCTTAAACGCGTAGTTGGTGCTAATCTAAACGATTTGGTCAGTAAAGCCGAAGATCCAGAAAAAATGCTGGAGCAGGCACTCCTGGAAATGCAAGAGGATATGGTCAAGCTACGTCAAGGGGTAGCTCAAGCAATAGCAGCCCAAAAACGGACAGAGAAGCAGTATAACGAAGGACAGAATGAAATTAATAAGTGGCAGCGCAACGCCCAACTTGCCCTACAAAAAGGTGATGAAAGCCTAGCCCGTCAAGCATTAGAGCGCAAGAAAACTTATACTGATACCGCTACAGCATTAAAAACTAGTCTAGATCAGCAAAATGTTCAAGTAGACGGTCTCAAGAAGAGTTTAATCCAGTTAGAGAGCAAGATTTCTGAGGCAAAAACCAAGAAAGAAATGCTCAAAGCCCGGATTACTGCGGCCAAAGCCCAGGAGCAACTCCAAGGTATGGTTAGTGGCATGAATACCAGCAGTGCCATGTCTGCTTTTGAGCGGATGGAAGAAAAAGTCTTAATACAAGAAGCTCGCGCTCAGTCAGGAGCGGAGTTAGCAAGTGCAGATTTAGATCACCAATTTGCACAATTGGAGTCTGGTAGTGATGTTGATGATGAATTAGCTGCTATGAAAGCATCCCTAGCACCTGCACCAGAACCAAAACTACTCACCCCAGAACAACCTAGCCCCTCCACTCCAGTCCAACCAACCAGTACAGCTAGACCTGCTCAACCAGTTGATGCTGAATTGGAAGCCCTCCGTAAACAATTGGATAATCTGTAG
- the menB gene encoding 1,4-dihydroxy-2-naphthoyl-CoA synthase produces the protein MQPDWKTVKIYEDIIYEKTDGIAKITINRPHKRNAFRPKTVFELYEAFWDAKEDISIGVVLFTGAGPHTDGKYAFCSGGDQSVRGQAGYVDDAGIPRLNVLDLQRLIRSMPKVVIALVAGYAIGGGHVLHLICDLTIAADNAIFGQTGPKVGSFDGGFGASYLARIVGQKKAREIWFLCRQYNAQEALEMGLVNTIVPIEQLETEGIKWAQEVLEKSPIAIRCLKSAFNADCDGQAGLQELAGNATLLYYMTEEGAEGKQAFLEKRPPNFRDFPWLP, from the coding sequence ATGCAACCTGACTGGAAAACCGTCAAAATTTACGAAGATATCATCTACGAAAAAACCGACGGTATCGCCAAAATCACCATTAACCGCCCCCACAAACGTAACGCCTTCCGTCCCAAAACCGTATTTGAATTATACGAAGCCTTTTGGGATGCCAAGGAAGATATTAGTATTGGTGTAGTCCTCTTTACTGGTGCAGGACCCCACACAGACGGTAAGTACGCCTTTTGTTCAGGAGGTGATCAAAGTGTGCGCGGACAAGCAGGTTATGTAGATGATGCCGGAATCCCCCGTTTAAACGTCTTAGATTTGCAACGTCTCATTCGTTCCATGCCGAAAGTAGTCATTGCCCTAGTCGCAGGTTATGCTATTGGCGGCGGTCATGTATTACATTTAATTTGTGATTTAACAATTGCGGCCGATAACGCCATTTTTGGGCAAACAGGCCCCAAAGTCGGCAGTTTTGACGGTGGTTTTGGTGCTAGTTACCTAGCGCGGATAGTAGGGCAAAAAAAAGCCCGAGAAATCTGGTTTCTCTGCCGTCAATATAATGCCCAAGAAGCTTTAGAAATGGGCTTAGTTAATACGATTGTCCCCATAGAACAACTAGAAACAGAAGGGATAAAATGGGCGCAAGAAGTCTTAGAAAAAAGTCCCATAGCCATTCGTTGTCTCAAATCAGCATTTAACGCCGACTGTGACGGACAAGCTGGTTTACAAGAACTTGCTGGTAACGCTACTCTCCTTTATTACATGACAGAAGAAGGTGCAGAGGGAAAACAAGCGTTTTTAGAAAAACGTCCCCCTAACTTTCGAGATTTTCCCTGGTTGCCTTAA
- a CDS encoding tetratricopeptide repeat protein produces MAIKPDFHEAWYNRGVSLAKLQKYEEAIASYDKAVAIKPDKHEAWNNRGWSLEKLQKYEEAITSYDKTIVIKPDYHEAWCGRGVSLWYLHRYEEALKSYKKAISIKPDFQPAINNHNDLLRQLGRLN; encoded by the coding sequence ATTGCTATTAAACCTGACTTTCATGAAGCTTGGTATAACCGGGGGGTTTCCCTAGCGAAATTACAAAAATACGAAGAAGCGATCGCATCTTATGATAAAGCTGTTGCTATTAAACCTGACAAACATGAAGCTTGGAATAACCGGGGTTGGTCTCTAGAGAAATTACAAAAATACGAAGAAGCGATCACATCTTACGATAAGACTATTGTTATTAAACCTGATTATCATGAAGCTTGGTGTGGACGGGGTGTTTCCCTATGGTATTTACACAGATATGAAGAAGCACTAAAATCATACAAGAAGGCAATTAGTATTAAACCAGATTTTCAACCAGCAATAAATAATCACAATGATTTATTAAGACAATTGGGGCGTTTAAATTAG
- a CDS encoding DUF29 family protein, with the protein MTQELIDLRNSIVEQRYTDALAIVDELEGMSKQAILRNIQAFLRILLIHLIKNQIEQRLTNSWVASIRNSLVEIKKINLKENKKSYYINQDEWDSWLEDEIELAIADASLEIMNGKFKRQQISQMLNKSQLILTATELINLTYNYQIRELPDMIDDYLGNLPGGEDWKLGKR; encoded by the coding sequence ATGACACAGGAATTAATAGACCTCAGAAATAGTATTGTAGAACAACGTTACACCGATGCTTTAGCTATTGTTGATGAATTAGAGGGGATGAGTAAACAAGCGATTTTACGAAATATTCAAGCATTTTTGAGAATTTTGTTAATTCATTTAATTAAAAACCAAATAGAACAACGATTAACTAATTCTTGGGTTGCTTCTATTCGTAATTCATTAGTAGAAATTAAAAAAATAAATCTCAAAGAAAATAAAAAATCCTATTATATCAATCAAGATGAATGGGATAGTTGGCTAGAAGATGAAATTGAATTAGCCATAGCTGACGCTAGTTTAGAAATAATGAATGGAAAATTTAAGCGCCAGCAAATTTCCCAAATGTTAAATAAATCACAATTAATATTAACTGCAACTGAGTTAATTAACTTAACTTATAATTATCAAATTAGAGAATTACCAGATATGATTGATGATTATTTAGGTAATTTACCTGGTGGTGAAGATTGGAAGTTAGGGAAAAGGTAA
- a CDS encoding LL-diaminopimelate aminotransferase, translating into MQFATRLQPLKSNVFADMDTAKTIALAAGRELIDLSLGSSDLPTANHVLEAIAQSLHDPSTHGYLLFRGTQNFRQAAAQWYEQKFGIPVNPETEVLPLIGSQEGTAHIPLAVLNPGDFALLLDPGYPSHAGGVYLANGQIYPMPLKPENDFLPVFSDIPVTVLAKSRLMVLSYPHNPTSAIAPLSFFQEAVTFCQQHNIVLVHDFPYVDLVFTEETQNPKSKIQHLKSLVPSILQADPEKSVSIEFFTLSKSYNMGGFRIGYAIGNPQLIQALKQIKATVDFNQYLGILNGAIAALTGPQDGVKFAVDIFRQRRDAFIKALNSIGWSVPTPQATMYIWAKLPPQWSHNSIEFCTELVKQTGVAASPGVGFGQFGEGYVRFALVQKPEILETAVERISKFLH; encoded by the coding sequence ATGCAATTTGCCACCCGATTACAACCCTTAAAATCCAACGTATTTGCCGATATGGACACAGCCAAGACCATCGCATTGGCTGCTGGAAGAGAATTAATTGATTTATCTTTGGGTTCTTCCGATTTACCGACTGCGAATCATGTCCTAGAAGCGATCGCTCAATCTCTCCATGATCCTAGCACTCATGGTTACTTATTATTTCGTGGTACTCAAAATTTCCGTCAAGCCGCAGCCCAATGGTATGAGCAAAAATTCGGTATCCCAGTTAACCCAGAAACAGAAGTTTTACCCTTAATTGGTTCTCAAGAAGGAACAGCCCATATACCTTTAGCGGTACTCAATCCCGGCGATTTTGCTTTATTATTAGATCCTGGTTATCCTTCCCATGCAGGTGGAGTATATTTGGCCAATGGTCAAATTTACCCAATGCCATTAAAACCAGAAAATGATTTTTTACCAGTTTTTAGTGATATTCCCGTCACTGTCTTAGCCAAGTCGCGGTTGATGGTATTAAGCTATCCTCATAATCCTACCAGTGCGATCGCCCCATTATCCTTCTTTCAAGAAGCCGTGACTTTTTGTCAACAACATAATATTGTTCTCGTTCACGACTTCCCCTACGTAGACTTGGTTTTCACAGAAGAAACCCAAAATCCAAAATCCAAAATCCAACATCTAAAATCCCTTGTTCCCTCAATTTTGCAAGCAGATCCTGAAAAAAGCGTCTCCATAGAATTTTTTACCCTGTCTAAATCGTATAATATGGGTGGCTTCCGCATCGGTTATGCAATTGGGAATCCCCAATTAATTCAAGCCTTAAAACAGATCAAAGCCACCGTTGATTTTAACCAATATTTGGGCATTTTGAACGGAGCGATCGCCGCACTCACAGGACCACAAGACGGTGTAAAATTTGCCGTAGATATTTTTCGTCAACGCCGTGATGCTTTCATTAAAGCCTTAAATAGTATAGGTTGGAGCGTTCCCACACCCCAAGCCACAATGTACATTTGGGCAAAATTACCCCCACAGTGGAGTCATAATTCCATAGAATTCTGCACCGAACTAGTTAAACAAACAGGCGTAGCTGCTTCCCCCGGCGTAGGTTTTGGTCAATTTGGTGAAGGATACGTTCGTTTTGCATTAGTGCAGAAACCGGAAATCCTAGAAACCGCAGTCGAGAGAATTTCTAAATTTCTCCATTAA
- a CDS encoding PspA/IM30 family protein — translation MEVIQRILRVIRANFNSLISNAEDPEKILETAFMEMQENLVQLRQGVAQAIATQKRTERQAAAGESQGEEWYRRAQLALQQGNESLAREALTKRKFYQETATTLISQIQQQKDVVAKLKQDMRTLELKLAEIKTKKDMYIARARSAEASYRLQEMLTGTSTTSSLGALERMEEKVLQIEAQSEAMSQLGSDDLEKRFASLDSYNDIDTELATMKTDMLDQGENPQPHINLPKTPEP, via the coding sequence ATGGAAGTTATCCAGCGTATTCTGCGGGTGATTCGTGCTAATTTCAATAGTCTAATCAGCAATGCAGAAGATCCAGAAAAGATTCTAGAAACAGCTTTTATGGAAATGCAGGAGAATTTGGTACAATTGCGTCAAGGAGTAGCTCAAGCGATCGCCACCCAAAAGCGCACAGAACGCCAAGCAGCCGCTGGAGAATCCCAAGGTGAAGAATGGTATCGTCGCGCCCAATTAGCCCTCCAACAGGGTAATGAATCTTTAGCACGGGAAGCTCTCACCAAACGCAAATTTTACCAAGAAACTGCGACAACCTTAATTAGCCAAATTCAGCAGCAAAAAGATGTAGTAGCCAAACTAAAGCAGGATATGCGGACTCTAGAGTTAAAACTTGCTGAGATCAAAACCAAAAAAGATATGTATATCGCTCGCGCCCGGTCGGCTGAAGCTTCTTATCGGCTTCAAGAAATGTTGACTGGAACTTCTACAACATCTAGCTTGGGCGCATTAGAACGAATGGAGGAAAAAGTTTTACAGATAGAAGCACAATCAGAAGCTATGAGCCAACTGGGTAGTGATGATCTGGAAAAACGCTTTGCATCCTTGGACTCTTATAATGATATTGATACAGAACTGGCAACCATGAAAACTGATATGCTAGATCAAGGAGAAAATCCTCAGCCACATATAAATTTACCGAAAACACCAGAACCATAA
- a CDS encoding DUF721 domain-containing protein produces the protein MSFKSIDHVLGNIQRSPEWQKQVFPRLVKCWVEVVGTPIAAQTRPLSIQRDVVWVATSSAAWAQNLTFVRKNILVKLNHKLSTSLVDIRFSTAEWKNSSTTGTQITVSASEHPSYVADDLTADSLVTPNLDNALGAFENWAKMMQMRSHHLPLCPQCQCPTPPGELERWDVCSLCCTKLLG, from the coding sequence ATGTCTTTTAAGTCAATTGATCATGTTTTAGGTAATATTCAACGTTCACCAGAATGGCAAAAACAAGTATTTCCGCGTTTGGTGAAGTGTTGGGTAGAAGTTGTGGGAACTCCGATTGCTGCTCAAACTCGTCCTTTGTCAATTCAGCGTGATGTTGTCTGGGTAGCAACGTCTAGCGCTGCTTGGGCGCAAAATTTGACCTTTGTCCGGAAAAATATATTGGTAAAATTAAATCACAAGCTGTCTACGTCTTTGGTAGATATTCGCTTTTCGACAGCGGAGTGGAAAAATTCATCCACAACTGGAACACAAATAACTGTTTCTGCATCAGAACATCCTAGTTATGTAGCTGATGATCTAACTGCTGATAGCTTAGTTACACCTAATCTTGACAATGCGCTAGGTGCTTTCGAGAATTGGGCTAAGATGATGCAAATGCGATCGCATCATCTTCCTTTATGTCCCCAATGTCAATGTCCTACTCCACCGGGTGAACTGGAACGCTGGGATGTTTGTTCTCTCTGCTGCACTAAGCTTTTAGGGTAA
- a CDS encoding carboxylating nicotinate-nucleotide diphosphorylase: protein MKSSRAVLPPFLVLDQLLQGWLLEDIGRGDRTTQSLLSPNSTKGQARWIAKAPGIIAGLPVAARVFQLLNHQVDFVNITAEGGKCEPGQVVAEINGSLDTLLMGERVALNLVMRLSGIATLTNIYVEKIADLPAQLVDTRKTTPGLRILEKYATALGGAINHRMGLDDAVMIKDNHIVAAGGIKEAITRIRSQIPYPLTIEVETENLEQVREALQHKADIIMLDNMPLSMMSEAVLLIRQEDSRVKIEASGNVTLETICAVAETGVDYISSSAPITQSKWLDLSMRMG, encoded by the coding sequence ATGAAGAGTTCAAGGGCTGTACTACCACCGTTTTTGGTGCTGGATCAATTATTGCAAGGTTGGTTACTGGAGGATATTGGTAGGGGAGATCGCACTACTCAATCCCTATTATCCCCAAATTCTACGAAAGGACAGGCTCGATGGATAGCGAAAGCACCAGGGATAATTGCTGGTTTACCAGTCGCTGCTAGGGTATTTCAGCTTTTGAATCATCAAGTTGATTTTGTGAATATCACGGCTGAGGGGGGAAAATGTGAACCAGGACAGGTGGTAGCAGAAATTAATGGTTCACTGGATACGCTGTTAATGGGGGAACGGGTGGCTTTGAATTTGGTGATGCGGTTAAGTGGAATTGCTACTCTGACTAATATATATGTGGAGAAGATAGCTGATTTACCGGCTCAGTTGGTGGATACGCGCAAAACTACACCAGGGTTGAGAATTTTGGAAAAGTACGCAACTGCGTTGGGTGGTGCGATTAATCACCGAATGGGATTGGATGATGCGGTGATGATTAAGGATAATCATATTGTTGCTGCTGGGGGAATTAAGGAAGCTATTACCCGCATTCGTTCTCAAATTCCTTATCCTCTGACGATTGAGGTGGAGACGGAAAATTTAGAACAGGTGCGGGAAGCTTTACAGCACAAGGCTGATATTATTATGTTGGATAATATGCCTTTGTCAATGATGAGTGAGGCTGTTTTATTAATTCGTCAAGAAGATAGTCGGGTGAAGATTGAGGCTTCTGGTAATGTGACGCTGGAAACTATTTGCGCTGTGGCGGAAACTGGTGTTGATTATATTTCTAGCAGTGCGCCTATTACTCAGTCTAAGTGGTTGGATTTAAGTATGAGAATGGGTTAA
- a CDS encoding DUF29 family protein, whose product MTQELVDLRNSIVEQRYSDALAIVDELEGMSKKAILRQIKSFLKVLLIHLIKNQIEKRLTNSWVASIRNSLIEIQDINLKENKKSYYINQNEWDSWLEDEIELAIADASLEVMNGKFKRQQISQMLNKPQLILTATELINLTYNYQIRELPDMIDDYLGNLPGGEDWKLGKR is encoded by the coding sequence ATGACACAGGAATTAGTAGACCTCAGAAATAGTATTGTAGAACAACGTTATAGCGACGCTTTAGCTATTGTTGATGAATTAGAGGGGATGAGTAAAAAAGCCATATTACGACAAATTAAATCTTTTTTAAAAGTGTTGTTAATTCACTTGATTAAAAATCAAATAGAGAAAAGATTAACAAATTCTTGGGTTGCTTCTATTCGGAATTCATTAATAGAAATTCAAGATATTAATCTCAAAGAAAATAAAAAATCCTATTATATCAATCAAAATGAATGGGATAGTTGGTTAGAAGATGAAATTGAATTAGCCATAGCTGATGCTAGTTTAGAAGTAATGAATGGAAAATTTAAGCGCCAGCAAATTTCCCAAATGTTAAATAAACCACAATTAATATTAACTGCAACTGAGTTAATTAACTTGACGTATAATTATCAAATTAGAGAATTACCAGATATGATTGATGATTATTTAGGTAATTTACCTGGTGGTGAAGATTGGAAGTTAGGGAAAAGGTAA
- a CDS encoding thioredoxin, with product MNKGVINITDAEFETEVLKAEQPVLVYFWASWCGPCQLMSPVINLAANKYSDRLKIVKIETDPNPLTVKEYQVEGLPALRLLRGEEVLESIEGVIGKDKLLSFLDKHLNNN from the coding sequence ATGAATAAGGGTGTAATCAATATCACTGATGCTGAGTTTGAAACGGAAGTATTAAAAGCCGAGCAGCCTGTATTGGTTTATTTTTGGGCTTCTTGGTGTGGTCCTTGTCAACTGATGTCACCAGTTATTAATTTAGCTGCTAACAAATATAGCGATCGCCTAAAAATTGTTAAAATAGAAACTGACCCCAATCCACTCACCGTCAAAGAATATCAAGTAGAAGGTCTTCCTGCTCTGAGACTGCTAAGAGGAGAAGAAGTATTAGAATCTATTGAGGGAGTAATTGGTAAAGATAAATTACTCAGTTTTTTGGATAAGCATTTAAATAATAATTAG
- a CDS encoding phosphoketolase family protein — translation MTIASIPQIKPLTDAELQKINAYWRAANYLSVGQIYLLDNPLLKQPLKQEHVKPRLLGHWGTTPGLNLIYAHFNRVIKKYDLNAIYIAGPGHGGPGIVANTYLEGTYSEYYPNISQDEEGIQKLFKQFSFPGGIPSHVAPETPGSIHEGGELGYALVHAYGAVFDNPDLIVAAVVGDGEAETGPLATSWHSNKFINPVTDGAVLPILHLNGYKIANPTVLARIPHKELESLFIGYGYKPYFVEGSDPAEVHQKMAAVLDTIIPEIQGIQREARIHGFKERPQWPMIVLRTPKGWTGPKEVDGKKTEDYWRSHQVPFANVVGNPEHLQLLEDWLKSYKPEELFNENGQLLPELAELAPKGQRRMGDNPHANGGILLRDLKMPDFSDYAVEVPKPGTVNAEATKVTGKFLRDIMKLNDESRNFRVFGPDETASNRLDPLFEFTNRAWDAEILPEDDHLSPNGRVMEILSETNCQGWLEGYLLTGRHGFFSCYEAFIHIIDSMFNQHAKWLKTTRHITWRRPIASLNYLLTSHVWRQDHNGFSHQDPGFIDHVINKKAEIIRVYLPPDANTLLSVTDHCLRSRNYVNVIVAGKQPALQYLDMDSAIKHCTKGLGIWEWASNDQDSETDVVMACAGDVPTLETLAAVDILRQNFPDLKVRVVNVVDLMTLQPQSEHPHGLSNKYFDTIFTTDKPVIFAFHGYPWLIHRLTYRHTNHPNIHVRGYKEEGTTTTPFDMVVMNDLDRFHLVMDVIDRVPQLGYKAAYVKQKLQDKLIEHKQYIQKHGEDMPEIRDWTWPY, via the coding sequence ATGACTATTGCCAGTATTCCACAGATAAAACCTTTAACAGACGCAGAATTACAAAAAATCAACGCCTATTGGCGTGCAGCTAACTATCTCTCAGTTGGACAAATATACCTTCTTGACAATCCTTTACTCAAACAACCTCTCAAACAAGAACACGTCAAACCCCGACTATTAGGACATTGGGGAACTACTCCAGGGCTGAATTTGATTTACGCCCATTTCAACAGAGTTATTAAAAAATACGACCTCAATGCAATTTACATAGCTGGTCCAGGACATGGCGGACCCGGTATAGTTGCCAACACCTACTTAGAAGGCACATATAGCGAATATTACCCTAACATCTCCCAAGATGAGGAGGGAATTCAGAAACTATTCAAACAATTCTCCTTTCCTGGTGGTATTCCCAGCCACGTTGCCCCAGAAACCCCCGGTTCTATCCATGAAGGGGGAGAACTGGGTTATGCTTTGGTACACGCCTACGGTGCTGTTTTTGATAACCCTGATTTGATAGTTGCGGCGGTTGTGGGTGACGGAGAAGCGGAAACTGGACCCCTAGCTACTAGCTGGCATTCTAACAAATTTATCAACCCTGTTACTGATGGTGCAGTTTTACCAATTCTGCATTTGAATGGATACAAAATTGCGAATCCTACAGTATTAGCACGGATACCTCACAAAGAACTCGAAAGCCTATTTATTGGCTATGGCTATAAACCTTATTTTGTTGAAGGTTCAGATCCTGCTGAGGTTCACCAAAAAATGGCGGCAGTATTAGATACAATTATTCCTGAAATTCAAGGTATCCAAAGAGAAGCCCGGATACATGGTTTCAAAGAACGACCGCAATGGCCGATGATTGTTTTACGCACTCCTAAAGGTTGGACTGGACCGAAGGAAGTGGACGGGAAGAAAACAGAGGATTATTGGCGATCACACCAAGTCCCTTTTGCTAATGTTGTTGGTAATCCCGAACATCTGCAATTACTGGAAGATTGGCTAAAAAGTTACAAACCCGAAGAACTGTTTAATGAAAACGGTCAACTCCTTCCCGAACTCGCAGAACTAGCGCCTAAAGGTCAGCGTCGCATGGGAGACAACCCCCACGCAAACGGCGGAATTTTGCTGCGTGATTTGAAAATGCCTGATTTTAGCGACTATGCGGTAGAAGTACCCAAACCAGGGACTGTTAACGCCGAAGCTACTAAAGTTACTGGTAAGTTTCTCCGCGACATAATGAAACTGAATGACGAAAGCCGCAACTTCCGCGTTTTTGGTCCTGACGAAACCGCATCAAATCGTTTAGATCCTTTGTTTGAATTTACAAACCGCGCTTGGGATGCGGAAATTCTTCCTGAAGATGACCATTTATCACCTAATGGTCGAGTTATGGAAATCCTCAGCGAAACCAATTGTCAAGGATGGTTAGAAGGATATTTGTTAACAGGTCGTCATGGTTTCTTCTCCTGTTATGAAGCTTTTATTCACATCATTGATTCGATGTTCAACCAACACGCCAAATGGTTGAAAACAACTCGTCATATTACTTGGAGAAGACCAATTGCATCTTTAAATTATCTTCTCACTTCCCACGTTTGGCGACAAGATCATAATGGTTTCTCTCACCAAGATCCTGGTTTTATTGACCACGTAATTAACAAAAAAGCCGAAATTATTCGGGTTTATCTGCCACCTGATGCTAATACTTTGCTATCAGTAACCGACCATTGTTTAAGAAGTCGGAATTATGTCAATGTTATTGTTGCTGGTAAACAACCTGCTTTGCAATATTTAGACATGGATTCTGCCATTAAACATTGCACCAAAGGTTTAGGAATTTGGGAATGGGCTAGTAATGATCAAGACAGTGAAACTGATGTAGTTATGGCTTGTGCTGGAGATGTTCCTACTTTGGAAACTTTAGCGGCTGTGGATATTTTACGGCAAAATTTCCCAGATTTAAAAGTGCGGGTTGTGAATGTTGTGGATTTGATGACTCTACAACCACAAAGTGAACATCCTCACGGTTTAAGTAATAAATATTTCGATACAATTTTCACAACTGATAAACCTGTAATCTTTGCATTTCATGGTTATCCTTGGTTAATTCATCGTCTTACTTATCGGCATACAAATCACCCAAATATTCATGTACGTGGTTATAAAGAAGAAGGAACAACAACCACACCTTTTGATATGGTGGTGATGAATGATTTAGATAGATTCCACTTGGTTATGGATGTGATTGACCGTGTACCACAATTAGGTTATAAAGCAGCCTATGTAAAACAAAAATTGCAAGATAAGCTGATTGAACACAAGCAATATATCCAGAAACATGGTGAAGATATGCCAGAAATCCGTGATTGGACTTGGCCATATTAA